aacctgtatttataccaaaaagttctattttggtttcatctgaccattacacattctcccagtcctcttctggatcatccaaatgctctctagcgaaccgcagacagggctggatgtgtactttcttcagcagggggacacgtctagcagtgcaggatttgactccctgacggcgcattgtgttactgatagtagcctttgttactgtggtcccagctctctgtaggtcattcactaggtccccccgtgtggctctgggatttttgctcaccattcttatcattttgatgccacggggtgaggagggagttgaaagtccgtgttgcccaacgacagccccaaaacatcactgctctagaggagagctgcatggaggaatgggccaaaataccagcaacagtgtgtgaaaagcttgtgaagagttacagaaaacgtttggcctctgttattgccaacaaagggtacataacaaagtattgagatgaacttttggtattgaccaaatacttattttccaccatgatttgcaaataaattctttaaaaatcaaacaatatgattttctgttttttttttccacattctgtgtctcatggttgaggtttacccatgttgacaattacaggcctctctaatattttcaagtgggagaacttgcacaattagtggttgactaaatacttatttgccccactgtatatccaagcttaaatccgacatgagcgtgtgccgccttcggctattactaaatgaagctcggccccctctgataaggtgTAACTCAaaaaatgacgaagtgtcaggtcaattgattttgaagtcaatgtttcattttttaccctATTTAAACATATTCGCCGTCTGACAGTGAGCACCGAACCGTGATAACCCGTACAGTGACGGTATGGGATGAATGCAAATACTGTTACACTCTAAGTATGTTGTTATTCAGATGTATAGCAAAATTGGAGGGTAGAAAAAATCCTTCACAATGGCACTTTAAGCAGACTAACTgttattttttgtcttttactaCTGCAGAGTGTGCTGACAAGGCGCAGAGGTATTACCATGCTACGTATCGCATCAATATTCCCAGTCATGCAGAAATCCTGGAATTCTCTAAAATTGACCAACCGGAGCTGGTAATCCTGTGGAATCGCAGCAACTCCCAGACCGGTGGCACATCCAGGGGCCGGATGATAAATAATGCCTGGGAAATTTCAGAGCTTACACAGGCTGACAGTGGCTACTACAATATTCGGCATAAAGACAACATTTTATTGTCGAGGAAAAAACTCACAGTCACAGGTGGGTATTGGTAGCAGATATATATTACGGAACAATGTTAATTTAGCTCATGGCCTTAGCATACGTCTGTTTTGGATGAATCGTTTCAGGCCCGTTTCTATTGAAATTGCCTTAGATTCTCCTTTCTTCATCCCGCACagagcacacaaaaaaatatatacccaaggaggaaactcatttcgtgaTGCGATACCCACTGAGCTTTACTCCATGGGATGTCACCTTCGAACCGAGTGGAGGTGACAATTACCACAAGCAATCCATAACTATCATGAAATCTGGACGTCAATACGAAAATGAAATATCTTCTGAGCAAATGGTTTTCTTTGATGGCGAGGGCATGGAAATTGATCCTATAAAGTTACAAAACTCCGGCGACTATAAATTCCGAGACACAGACGGAAACTTGGTGTTTTGGGCCAACGTGGAGGTCGAAGAGGGTGAGACATTTGGTTTTTCGTCTACATTTCTTGCCATATAACGCACTTGTCATCCCTCTGTTTTTACAGTACAAACGCCTGCGTATATTTACGTTGTCCTTTTGGCGGCTATTGCTGTTGCTGTGGGTATCTGCTGTTGCTGCGTAAGAAAATGCTGTTGTAAAAAGaaaacttccaaaactcctgcaCCGACTCAGGAAGCGGCGGCAGCACCAGCTGTGCATTACCACGTAGGTACACCCTCAAATGAGCATACGGAATCACATGACTGTTTTTAAAAGTCCTTCTtctaattgcagggcacaaatcAATCTACAGGACCAGCTTACTCCCCGGCACCACCTGCTGCAACATACTCATACCAGCCTGCGAATTCGATCTTCCAAAGGCAACCGTCCCCTGCGCCTGCACGTGCACCAGCGCCCGCCTCCTCAGGACCACCTGTAATGTCTTTATGGTGTTTATTATTGTGGTTGTAGCACTGTATTGTAGCTTAAAAATTCTTGAAAAGTAGGCCTTTAGTTAAGGAAGCGTATTGCTGCCACTCAAAGATGGAACTGTTATgtgaaaacatgataattatcatgtaaaaacgcgataattagcatgtaaaaacgtgatgactgtcatgtaaaaacgtgacaatGTATCACTTTgaaagattgaaaaaaaaacctctgCAGATTCCATAATTTGAACAATTTGATTCAATTTTATTTCAGTCTTTGGGACAAAAAAAACGTCTGCGCAAGTAAAAGTATTGTTACatttagaggtgcacgataattatccaggcatgaaaatctctcacctttcggcgaaattcaccgttttgaagtaaaaaaggacgacctacgtgaatcgtgtagatccgagaagaaaatttttagggggggggTGTCGAGTGTAgccatgtgccagttaccttcacggtttaccatgctatgaaaacgtcgcggttacaaaaccactaaaattttccgtcatacagtagtacgtattcgttatttttcatgtgtcaaaaatgcagccacttcccttttgatgctgcgtgtgtcagtgacgttATTCCAGcacacccaaaaacaaacactccaaacacaaggcgtacttttcttcaatttattgatctctcaaatcgtagTAActaaaatataccaaatgaatacatttaaaacgttgtacaatcgtatttttccacatgagtagcttcaacagtttagcttcatgaaaaagttcgccaaaaacaaaacacacattttcctttcaatttcaatacacaaagttactaaaaacttacaaagacgaatgataggcaaggcttagctaggagagcaactacattgaggttaatcacagccgctgagagagaaacaagtttgaatgCAGGGGGAGAAAAagagagcgtcaaagatcgctaattacgacagatgatcttgtcctaagcacaaattcacgttcgatggacgaggagaggtctccctcccaattttttttttttttttttttttttttttttttaagatgaatgcatttgccagcatattgaatttggtgagtaatggtttcagtcgttttcatattttgcgctagacaaagttactgccgttcattgcagcttgcgttgaacactgccagagctagccaaatctccggtgaaaaaatagttcccgttaagttagcgtcaagcttgtgtatttaacggtaatataaaatcaGTGGTGTCAGTTACGCattatgtgagtaatgcgtaactgtaatctgattactttctttcagtaaagagcaatctaacgcgttcatttttctaaatcagtaatctgattaaagttactttccttgatgcccgtgcgttactattttgttattgcatcataatgtatgtagaatgaagaatactgtagacatgggagtgacatcacatgtcacattttctaatctgggatgggaaaaaaacaggttACGTGTATTACTatgatgcgtgagccgtgagcgctgggagtttgcggccaaaacgtTGCCTTGCTACCTcgtcaggatgcaatgaaatacgcaggagatatactacaaacggctgcatttgcacactggaaacacagacattacttcacatttttgtccagtaaagaggacaaaaatatctccgtgcgctgctAACTTTGCGCtgactcaaaaagactgtcaaccgctaaaagcatccaattcaagcaccacttgtaattacagcacaacaggtaacaagacagccaggactttttgatactgctggtgctcaatcctcggttcaagctcagttgttgttgaaggttttgaaagcttaggtttaaggaaattctaaatatccattttgcctcctcagctgtagttttggctaagcaaagcaaacggctgtctctaaggtgctatagtcacatgagctgttcgaaaaataatttggacccattatgaaatactttgaaggattcttgtttatttcattcatttttgttgtttgttttattgctctaaaacttttatagacaacattttaatggccatattcaatggtctttattttaaaggggaagttcagaattttttacattaggcttaatcgttGAGTTAGCcgtggtttaattagtcgttggagttgatttgaacaaattctgtgcagtttgccagttatttgttagtttcagggctccggagtggctaagctagcgtgagtcaatggttgttgaaatcaactccttcaactaattaaacccccgctaactcgaatattaagccttatgtgaaaaattaaaattgtcaaatttgcctcatgTAGGCagaattttggcagaacgccggaacatatttcctccacaccccctggaggatcttgatcttctttgccttgaggaactttgagatagagattgaagtatgcgatggagcaccatcctgctgcagaatttgtccctttttatttatttattcaaggcATGTAAGAAGCATCTgatatttgttgatatttcagactatttatgttgccttccactcgcacacccccatactggatgtaacccccagaccatgattttgccaccaccaaactgaaTTAATCtctgatccatgcgggctccagtaggtctcctgcaatatttgcggcgactgtggtgtaatttaattgaagattcatctgaaaaatccaccttttgccacttttccagcatccatccttttgacagtctGTGGGCCTAggcaaatgccacatggttttttcattgcctgcaccctgagagatttgcagggtggaaggcaacataaatagtctgaaataccaACAAAGCTGCCTCTTTCATTCCTAACcacaaaaagggacaaattctgcagcaggatggtgcttaatcgcatacttcaatatcTACCtcgaagttcctcaaggcaaaaaagatcaagatcctccaggactggccagcccagtcaccagacatgaacaggatgaaagagaaaGCATGAAAGAcggaacccaagaatgttgatgaactctgggaggcatgcaagactgctttctgtcgatctttctttgatgttcctgatgacttaatcaataaattgtatgaatcgttGCCGAACCGTACGGATGCAGCCCTTCAAGCCCAtgcaagtcatacaaaatattgaattaggatctcacagcaccactacctaattcgcttatgttatgtaacatatttttgtatctgaagtacattttttgttcaattttcacactactttctgtaggcgacaaaacttttgtcttgccaaaatttgatttgataaatcttttttcagtcaaacaaatatatttttgtacattcaacatcatttgggagggtcttagctttcataagagccatttctgaagccaattgaataatttaaagtcaggttattagcaattctttctacaaaatggataagcgacaagacttatctcagggactgtatatacagggtgttccaaaatggtggaccccattctaaatgcccatatcttggaaactacttgatggatcttaatgaaactatatacactttatgttgaaggtcataagttttattggttaattttacaaagaaaagtagaaatacagtatttgttggttctatgacagattttcataaatgttcaatatgagcgccGCCTGTGACTGCACACATCGGGTCGGTATTCAAGCTCGTGCCAAACTCGCTGTAGCATGTCTTCTGTAACAGTTTCCAGTGCAGCTGTAATTCtctgttttgttgtttagttggtgccttctttgcaaaatttttaaagaaggcacgctgcactgtcatcggtgactgagtccgagcatactctaacacgcaaaatgccaaacagcatttcttaacctgaaaagatcgaaatgccaaacgttccacacaaaaacttgaaacgttcctACACACGCTGTGAAAAATTGAGGTCATTCcaacgaaaattgtcaaaattattggcctacgaAATGAGGTCAaaaattttggaacaccctgtattatAGAGGAGCagaagaagtatttgcaccccttgtgattttgcaagtttacCCACGTAGAGaaaaggtagaggtctgaagttccaatcatagatgcatttccactataaagacaatccaaaaaaaaaaaagtgtttgtcttcatctagtttttgttgacgaaaactcaagactaattttgtctagtgtTAGTCGACGTTTccttaaaatgtttttgtttttaaaattaaaacattttactccaaaaataaagatttccaactatttcgaatgaacaatgaCAGagaagcacatattgtagcgtctacaaggccaacttggtgataataca
This Corythoichthys intestinalis isolate RoL2023-P3 chromosome 11, ASM3026506v1, whole genome shotgun sequence DNA region includes the following protein-coding sequences:
- the LOC130924422 gene encoding uncharacterized protein LOC130924422 isoform X1; the encoded protein is MFLAFLLLPCFLWVPGTIGKEYEVCYGASFRIPSQYAPPGFTKKLYFTPKNGGTKRLLLENGQAVDPRVKLRNGTPILYDVTEKDNGYLSVPFGSQFLYHNSLKVLECADKAQRYYHATYRINIPSHAEILEFSKIDQPELVILWNRSNSQTGGTSRGRMINNAWEISELTQADSGYYNIRHKDNILLSRKKLTVTEHTKKYIPKEETHFVMRYPLSFTPWDVTFEPSGGDNYHKQSITIMKSGRQYENEISSEQMVFFDGEGMEIDPIKLQNSGDYKFRDTDGNLVFWANVEVEEVQTPAYIYVVLLAAIAVAVGICCCCVRKCCCKKKTSKTPAPTQEAAAAPAVHYHGTNQSTGPAYSPAPPAATYSYQPANSIFQRQPSPAPARAPAPASSGPPAYNRVDIHPDPNSTEFESSQPGHDVATAPSVALAFPPSDPDPKFELKGFRFSSDPPLSSDSTFASVYTSDKLNF
- the LOC130924422 gene encoding uncharacterized protein LOC130924422 isoform X2; its protein translation is MFLAFLLLPCFLWVPGTIGKEYEVCYGASFRIPSQYAPPGFTKKLYFTPKNGGTKRLLLENGQAVDPRVKLRNGTPILYDVTEKDNGYLSVPFGSQFLYHNSLKVLECADKAQRYYHATYRINIPSHAEILEFSKIDQPELVILWNRSNSQTGGTSRGRMINNAWEISELTQADSGYYNIRHKDNILLSRKKLTVTEHTKKYIPKEETHFVMRYPLSFTPWDVTFEPSGGDNYHKQSITIMKSGRQYENEISSEQMVFFDGEGMEIDPIKLQNSGDYKFRDTDGNLVFWANVEVEEVQTPAYIYVVLLAAIAVAVGICCCCVRKCCCKKKTSKTPAPTQEAAAAPAVHYHGTNQSTGPAYSPAPPAATYSYQPANSIFQRQPSPAPARAPAPASSGPPSSQPGHDVATAPSVALAFPPSDPDPKFELKGFRFSSDPPLSSDSTFASVYTSDKLNF